A window from Anoplolepis gracilipes chromosome 15, ASM4749672v1, whole genome shotgun sequence encodes these proteins:
- the LOC140674256 gene encoding replication factor C subunit 4 yields the protein MHAFLKTGKLGVPTDVKKPSTSRPKDDKKDLTPWVEKYRPKNVDDIVEQTEVVNVIRQAMQHGDFPNMLFYGPPGTGKTSIIHAAARQMFGSMYKDRILELNASDDRGIQVVREKIKSFALRRANPIGPDGKKCPPFKIIILDEADSMTSAAQTALRRIMEKEAHSTRFCLVCNYLSRIIKPIASRCTKFRFKPLSDEKSITRLEYICNEENLKADRSVLEKIVEASSGDLRQAVMCLQSITRLKGKDYEITVDDALDVIGLIPDEKINTLWEACKKGNYNNVEKLLENLLLEGYPGSKVIEQLNEKVIFSDELNDKQKVMIGDVLGECDYKLTERSDEYLQLLNVFSTILVAWKL from the exons atgcacgCTTTCCTGAAAACTGGTAAACTGGGCGTCCCAACAGATGTGAAAAAACCGTCGACGTCTCGCCCTAAGGACGACAAGAAGGACTTGACACCATGGGTGGAAAAATA TCGCCCAAAGAATGTAGATGATATCGTGGAGCAGACGGAGGTGGTGAATGTGATAAGGCAAGCCATGCAGCATGGAGATTTTCCTAATATGCTGTTTTATGGACCACCGGGTACTGGCAAAACCAGCATTATACATGCAGCTGCGAGACAGATGTTTGGTAGCATGTATAAGGATAGGATACTAGAACTGAATGCCTCTGATGATCGAGGTATCCAGGTTGTGAGGGAAAAGATTAAATCCTTTGCATTACGTAGGGCTAATCCTATCGGACCAGA cgGAAAAAAATGTCCGCCATTCAAGATCATTATATTGGACGAGGCAGACAGTATGACCAGCGCTGCGCAAACAGCACTTCGTCgaattatggaaaaagaggCGCATAGCACGCGCTTTTGTCTAGTATGCAATTACCTGTCGCGAATTATTAAGCCGATAGCGTCACGCTGCACCAAATTTCGGTTCAAGCCACTGAGTGATGAGAAAAGTATCACAAGACTcgaatatatatgcaatgaGGAGAATTTAAAGGCCGATAGAAGCGTTCTAGAAAAAATCGTTGAAGCATCGAGCGGCGATTTAAGACAGGCTGTCATGTGTCTGCAGTCAATCACACGGTTGAAGGGCAAGGACTATGAGATCACAGTGGACGATGCTCTCGATGTCATCGGA CTGATTCccgatgaaaaaattaatacccTGTGGGAGGCCTGTAAAAagggaaattataataatgtcgaaaaattgctcgaaaatttattgttgGAAGGATACCCGGGTTCAAAG gTAATTGAACAATTAAACGAGAAAGTAATTTTCTCTGATGAACTTAATGACAAACAAAAAGTGATGATTGGCGATGTGCTCGGG GAATGCGATTATAAATTAACGGAAAGAAGTGACGAATATTTACAGCTTTTAAACGTATTTTCTACCATCTTAGTAGCAtggaaattatga
- the Prosbeta2 gene encoding proteasome subunit beta type-7: MTSLLAPEISSAGFSFDLCQRNNALIKKGFAAPKAVKTGTTIAGIVYKDGVILGGDTRATEDTIVADKYSLKIHYLAPNMYCCGAGTAADTEMTTEMIASQLELHRLNTGRIVPVCTANTLIKQMLFRYQGHIGAALILGGYDLDGPQLYCIYPHGSTEKLKYTTMGSGSLAAMAVFESRWRPDLPEEEAKQLVADAIRAGVFNDLASGSNVDLCIIRKTGVEYLRPYDTASVKGQRQISYRYKPGTTAVLTKTVKPIIVEEETVRPIQHGEAMDTSA; the protein is encoded by the exons ATGACTTCGCTTCTCGCACCAGAAATTTCATCGGCAGGCTTTTCGTTTGATCTTTGCCAaag gAACAATGCCTTGATCAAAAAAGGCTTTGCTGCTCCGAAAGCAGTTAAGACAGGTACTACTATTGCTGGTATAGTATACAAGGATGGCGTTATTCTTGGTGGTGATACGCGAGCTACGGAAGACACCATTGTTGCAGACAAATACAGTTTGAAAATTCACTATCTTGCTCCCAATATGTA ttgcTGCGGAGCCGGCACAGCAGCCGATACCGAGATGACCACTGAAATGATAGCCAGTCAACTGGAGTTGCATCGCCTGAATACCGGCCGTATCGTACCTGTGTGCACTGCAAACACTCTGATTAAACAAATGTTGTTTCGTTATCAGGGCCATATTGGTGCCGCACTCATTTTGGGTGGTTACGATCTGGACGGACCACAGTTGTATTGCATTTATCCACATGGTTCCACAGAAAAACTGAAATATACTACCATGGGATCCGGCTCATTGGCAGCAATGGCAGTCTTCGAAAGCAGATGGAGGCCTGATTTACCG GAGGAAGAGGCAAAGCAATTGGTGGCGGATGCAATTCGCGCAGGCGTGTTCAACGATCTAGCATCAGGATCCAATGTGGATCTCTGCATCATTCGCAAGACTGGCGTTGAGTATTTGCGACCATATGATACCGCCAGCGTAAAAGGCCAGCGGCAAATCAGTTATCGTTATAAGCCTGGTACTACCGCTGTGCTTACTAAAACAGTGAAGCCGATTATCGTAGAGGAGGAGACGGTGCGCCCGATTCAACATGGCGAGGCGATGGATACGTCTGCGTGA
- the Qua gene encoding villin-1 isoform X1 yields MTNVLYPEDLNIISQDDRSYRSDDSGGEVFRNIPKNSSTFRVWKIEGLRATAVTNSNMGLFLSESAYIVYAVSAKDGALPYPTMPIKDLKDTSVVRAIHFWIGVNCDSTVSGAAALRAAELDSQTSAMILMREAQGRESPRFLAYFRQQLVIENLHFDPPVCTLHRVSGVAVPILTELARVHWEHFSCRDVILVDIRAKGVIFLWLGSLSDPLHKRHAASLLESRKENNNGRVVVVEDGYEQTLPEDDKQLFSSVLDPSMRVVAPDRQHRINPPSPIKLYKCSEQSGKYKVAELKSGPILCSDLTSNSVYLVDRGEAGVWAWVGRDVNARERLEAVRNARGFVKKKNYSDGMPVARATEGHEPVEMKALLRGWEPSKTRPLTLPVSFESDYMNERPRMAAECQLVDDGSGERTLWRVEQKEGMLQVEDRGIYYAEACYVMLYKYGQGRRCRSIIYCWEGVHSIKVDRDAALTAACHLSEETNAQLVKASQGREPPHLLQIYNGKLKILAGRHRDSPPKKYLVRVFGSTPYTSKAVERPLRASSLDSSAVFILFSNTPIVWCGSKSTGDARQASRRLAPRNAPLVAEDKEGDDFWNELGGRGTYGTETEEIGEELDKHLFQCRTENGLFVGEQVLGFRQNSLIPEAVWLLDAGNVIWVWIGKFSVPKTLQECVEDATIYLYTHPAGRNRNTTISVIRQGLEPAIFIGLFENWNHNLLRDYKPFEIFCGLLEDKDQSTRTQMVSKATTDFDNYIKYPPATLKSEPENLPAGVDVRRKEMHLTYDNFIAIFKMEPAEFEKLPAWKRQRLKQAAGLF; encoded by the exons ATGACGAACGTGCTTTATCCTgaagatttaaatatcatcTCGCAGGATGACAGGAGCTACCGCAGTGATGATTCCGGCGGCGAGGTCTTCAGGAACATCCCGAAGAACAGCAGCACTTTTCGCGTCTGGAAAATCGAA GGTCTGCGCGCAACGGCCGTAACCAACAGCAACATGGGCCTCTTCCTCTCCGAATCAGCATACATCGTCTATGCTGTATCCGCGAAGGACGGTGCTCTTCCTTACCCGACCATGCCG ATCAAGGACCTGAAGGATACCTCGGTGGTGCGTGCCATCCACTTCTGGATTGGCGTCAATTGCGATTCAACAGTGTCCGGTGCCGCAGCACTTCGTGCCGCCGAGCTCGACTCGCAGACCTCGGCGATGATCCTGATGCGGGAAGCGCAGGGTCGCGAGAGCCCCCGGTTCCTCGCTTACTTCCGGCAGCAGTTGGTCATCGAGAACTTGCACTTCGATCCGCCCGTTTGCACTCTTCATCGAGTCTCCGGGGTGGCTGTGCCGATTCTAACGGAGCTGGCGAGAGTCCACTGGGAGCATTTTAGTTGTCGCGATGTCATCCTGGTGGATATTCGCGCAAA AGGAGTCATCTTCCTGTGGCTAGGATCCCTATCAGATCCACTGCACAAACGTCACGCTGCTAGTCTCCTAGAGTCCcgaaaagagaataataatggCCGTGTAGTGGTGGTCGAGGATGGCTACGAACAAACGTTGCCCGAGGACGACAAGCAACTCTTCAGCAGCGTGCTGGACCCCTCAATGAGGGTGGTGGCGCCTGATCGTCAGCACCGCATCAACCCCCCGAGtcctattaaattatacaagtgCAGCGAGCAATCGGGCAAGTACAAGGTTGCCGAACTGAAGTCCGGGCCGATTCTTTGCAGCGATTTAACTTCCAATTCCGTATACCTGGTGGATCGGGGCGAGGCAGGGGTCTGGGCCTGGGTTGGTCGCGACGTCAACGCCAGGGAGAGACTGGAAGCTGTTAGAAATGCGCGTGGATTCGTCAAGAAGAAGAATTACAGCGACGGCATGCCAGTGGCCAGGGCGACAGAAG GTCATGAACCGGTGGAGATGAAAGCGTTATTGAGAGGCTGGGAACCTTCTAAGACTAGACCACTGACGTTGCCGGTGAGTTTCGAATCCGATTACATGAATGAAAGACCGAGAATGGCGGCTGAGTGTCAACTAGTGGACGACGGATCCGGCGAGCGGACTTTGTGGAGGGTCGAGCAGAAGGAGGGCATGCTCCAGGTAGAAGACAGAGGGATCTATTATGCAGAAGCCTGCTACGTGATGCTATACAAATACGGACAGGGACGAAGATGTCGAAGTATT atttattgTTGGGAAGGTGTCCATTCTATCAAGGTGGATCGTGATGCAGCATTGACGGCAGCTTGCCATTTATCTGAAGAGACGAACGCACAATTGGTGAAGGCATCTCAAGGCAGAGAACCACCTCATTTATTGCAGATTTACAATGGCAAGCTGAAGATACTTGCTGGACGTCACCGTGATTCGC CGCCAAAGAAATATCTGGTCAGAGTGTTCGGCTCGACGCCATACACTTCGAAGGCGGTGGAACGTCCGTTGCGAGCTAGCAGTTTAGATTCCAGCGCGGTGTTCATCCTCTTCTCCAACACACCGATCGTCTGGTGCGGCAGCAAGAGCACGGGTGACGCTCGACAGGCGTCGCGACGCCTCGCCCCTAGAAATGCACCTCTCGTCGCTGAGGATAAGGAGGGTGATGATTTCTGGAACGAACTTGGag GAAGAGGTACTTACGGCACAGAAACCGAGGAAATCGGTGAGGAACTAGACAAGCACCTCTTTCAGTGCCGCACCGAGAACGGTCTCTTCGTGGGCGAGCAAGTTCTCGGGTTCCGGCAGAATTCTTTGATACCGGAAGCCGTCTGGCTACTGGACGCTGGTAATGTGATCTGGGTGTGGATAGGCAAATTTTCCGTTCCAAAGACACTGCAAGAATGTGTCGAAGACGCTACTATATATCTTTACACACATCCCGCAGGTCGAAATCGCAATACGACCATTTCGGTAATCAGACAAG GTTTAGAACCGGCCATCTTTATCGGACTGTTTGAGAATTGGAACCACAATCTGCTAAGGGACTATAAGCCGTTTGAGATCTTCTGCGGTCTGCTAGAGGACAAAGATCAATCGACGAGAACGCAGATGGTCTCTAAAGCTACCACAGACTTCGATAATTACATCAAGTATCCGCCAGCAACGCTGAAGAGCGAGCCAGAGAACCTGCCAGCCGGCGTCGATGTCAGACGCAAAGAGATGCATCTGACTTATGACAATTTCATCGCGATCTTTAAAATGGAACCCGCGGAATTCGAAAAATTGCCCGCCTGGAAGAGGCAGCGGCTGAAGCAGGCCGCTGGACTCTTCTAA
- the Qua gene encoding villin-1 isoform X2, translating to MSAIARTMDFPRRDDRSYRSDDSGGEVFRNIPKNSSTFRVWKIEGLRATAVTNSNMGLFLSESAYIVYAVSAKDGALPYPTMPIKDLKDTSVVRAIHFWIGVNCDSTVSGAAALRAAELDSQTSAMILMREAQGRESPRFLAYFRQQLVIENLHFDPPVCTLHRVSGVAVPILTELARVHWEHFSCRDVILVDIRAKGVIFLWLGSLSDPLHKRHAASLLESRKENNNGRVVVVEDGYEQTLPEDDKQLFSSVLDPSMRVVAPDRQHRINPPSPIKLYKCSEQSGKYKVAELKSGPILCSDLTSNSVYLVDRGEAGVWAWVGRDVNARERLEAVRNARGFVKKKNYSDGMPVARATEGHEPVEMKALLRGWEPSKTRPLTLPVSFESDYMNERPRMAAECQLVDDGSGERTLWRVEQKEGMLQVEDRGIYYAEACYVMLYKYGQGRRCRSIIYCWEGVHSIKVDRDAALTAACHLSEETNAQLVKASQGREPPHLLQIYNGKLKILAGRHRDSPPKKYLVRVFGSTPYTSKAVERPLRASSLDSSAVFILFSNTPIVWCGSKSTGDARQASRRLAPRNAPLVAEDKEGDDFWNELGGRGTYGTETEEIGEELDKHLFQCRTENGLFVGEQVLGFRQNSLIPEAVWLLDAGNVIWVWIGKFSVPKTLQECVEDATIYLYTHPAGRNRNTTISVIRQGLEPAIFIGLFENWNHNLLRDYKPFEIFCGLLEDKDQSTRTQMVSKATTDFDNYIKYPPATLKSEPENLPAGVDVRRKEMHLTYDNFIAIFKMEPAEFEKLPAWKRQRLKQAAGLF from the exons GATGACAGGAGCTACCGCAGTGATGATTCCGGCGGCGAGGTCTTCAGGAACATCCCGAAGAACAGCAGCACTTTTCGCGTCTGGAAAATCGAA GGTCTGCGCGCAACGGCCGTAACCAACAGCAACATGGGCCTCTTCCTCTCCGAATCAGCATACATCGTCTATGCTGTATCCGCGAAGGACGGTGCTCTTCCTTACCCGACCATGCCG ATCAAGGACCTGAAGGATACCTCGGTGGTGCGTGCCATCCACTTCTGGATTGGCGTCAATTGCGATTCAACAGTGTCCGGTGCCGCAGCACTTCGTGCCGCCGAGCTCGACTCGCAGACCTCGGCGATGATCCTGATGCGGGAAGCGCAGGGTCGCGAGAGCCCCCGGTTCCTCGCTTACTTCCGGCAGCAGTTGGTCATCGAGAACTTGCACTTCGATCCGCCCGTTTGCACTCTTCATCGAGTCTCCGGGGTGGCTGTGCCGATTCTAACGGAGCTGGCGAGAGTCCACTGGGAGCATTTTAGTTGTCGCGATGTCATCCTGGTGGATATTCGCGCAAA AGGAGTCATCTTCCTGTGGCTAGGATCCCTATCAGATCCACTGCACAAACGTCACGCTGCTAGTCTCCTAGAGTCCcgaaaagagaataataatggCCGTGTAGTGGTGGTCGAGGATGGCTACGAACAAACGTTGCCCGAGGACGACAAGCAACTCTTCAGCAGCGTGCTGGACCCCTCAATGAGGGTGGTGGCGCCTGATCGTCAGCACCGCATCAACCCCCCGAGtcctattaaattatacaagtgCAGCGAGCAATCGGGCAAGTACAAGGTTGCCGAACTGAAGTCCGGGCCGATTCTTTGCAGCGATTTAACTTCCAATTCCGTATACCTGGTGGATCGGGGCGAGGCAGGGGTCTGGGCCTGGGTTGGTCGCGACGTCAACGCCAGGGAGAGACTGGAAGCTGTTAGAAATGCGCGTGGATTCGTCAAGAAGAAGAATTACAGCGACGGCATGCCAGTGGCCAGGGCGACAGAAG GTCATGAACCGGTGGAGATGAAAGCGTTATTGAGAGGCTGGGAACCTTCTAAGACTAGACCACTGACGTTGCCGGTGAGTTTCGAATCCGATTACATGAATGAAAGACCGAGAATGGCGGCTGAGTGTCAACTAGTGGACGACGGATCCGGCGAGCGGACTTTGTGGAGGGTCGAGCAGAAGGAGGGCATGCTCCAGGTAGAAGACAGAGGGATCTATTATGCAGAAGCCTGCTACGTGATGCTATACAAATACGGACAGGGACGAAGATGTCGAAGTATT atttattgTTGGGAAGGTGTCCATTCTATCAAGGTGGATCGTGATGCAGCATTGACGGCAGCTTGCCATTTATCTGAAGAGACGAACGCACAATTGGTGAAGGCATCTCAAGGCAGAGAACCACCTCATTTATTGCAGATTTACAATGGCAAGCTGAAGATACTTGCTGGACGTCACCGTGATTCGC CGCCAAAGAAATATCTGGTCAGAGTGTTCGGCTCGACGCCATACACTTCGAAGGCGGTGGAACGTCCGTTGCGAGCTAGCAGTTTAGATTCCAGCGCGGTGTTCATCCTCTTCTCCAACACACCGATCGTCTGGTGCGGCAGCAAGAGCACGGGTGACGCTCGACAGGCGTCGCGACGCCTCGCCCCTAGAAATGCACCTCTCGTCGCTGAGGATAAGGAGGGTGATGATTTCTGGAACGAACTTGGag GAAGAGGTACTTACGGCACAGAAACCGAGGAAATCGGTGAGGAACTAGACAAGCACCTCTTTCAGTGCCGCACCGAGAACGGTCTCTTCGTGGGCGAGCAAGTTCTCGGGTTCCGGCAGAATTCTTTGATACCGGAAGCCGTCTGGCTACTGGACGCTGGTAATGTGATCTGGGTGTGGATAGGCAAATTTTCCGTTCCAAAGACACTGCAAGAATGTGTCGAAGACGCTACTATATATCTTTACACACATCCCGCAGGTCGAAATCGCAATACGACCATTTCGGTAATCAGACAAG GTTTAGAACCGGCCATCTTTATCGGACTGTTTGAGAATTGGAACCACAATCTGCTAAGGGACTATAAGCCGTTTGAGATCTTCTGCGGTCTGCTAGAGGACAAAGATCAATCGACGAGAACGCAGATGGTCTCTAAAGCTACCACAGACTTCGATAATTACATCAAGTATCCGCCAGCAACGCTGAAGAGCGAGCCAGAGAACCTGCCAGCCGGCGTCGATGTCAGACGCAAAGAGATGCATCTGACTTATGACAATTTCATCGCGATCTTTAAAATGGAACCCGCGGAATTCGAAAAATTGCCCGCCTGGAAGAGGCAGCGGCTGAAGCAGGCCGCTGGACTCTTCTAA